The genomic window CCAATTCTTATTGCCTTTTCTGGCTTAACATAAAAATTATAGGATGTACCTTTTCCATCTGCTGATACTGTTGGAAGTTCATCTATAGATATAATCTTTCCTTTTACTATATCTCCATTACTTACAACTTTAATTTGAACTTCATTATCAACTTTTAAACTTTCTACATCAAACTCAGAAACTTCTGCTTTAATTAATGGTTCTTTAGATACTATTCTTATATATTCAACGGTTGGATCTGTTAAACCTTTTTCGTTTATATATACAATACCATTTATATCAGCTTTAACTTCTTTATTTTGCTTTGATGCTAATGATTCCTTTTGTAATTTTAAATCCCCAGAAGAATCCTTTAAAGTTGCTATTGTAGCCTCTTCAGCCTCTAATTTAGCTTGAGCAGCTTGAATACTTTGAGTAAGTTCTGTAGCTTTTACTTCTAATTCAGGTGTCATTTCTTTTGATTTTATACCCTTTAATTCGTTTTCATATTTTGCTATTTCATTTGAAATTTCAGCCTTTTTGCTTTTACTTCTATTTATTTTTTCATTAGCTGAAGCAATTTGCCTATCTACTCCTTTTACTTCTTCTAAAATAGCCTGATTAGAATATGTAAAAAGTAAATCACCTTCTGAAATTTCTTGCTTATCAGAAACGTTTAAACCCTCTATATCTCCTAAAGTTCTATCAGCCATTATTTTTTGTTCCTTACTTATAACACTAACACCTTTAAAACTTAATCCTTCATTGCCTGTAATTTCAAATTGCTCTGTAGTATTTTCTTCTACTGAACTACCATTACTTTGGTTTTGTGCCTTTACCCAAAATCCTAAGGCTACAACAATAGCTATAATAACGATAGATCCAATACTAATAAGTATTAACCTCTTTTTTGACTTTATCTTACTTCCTTTCACTTGTGCACCTCTTTTAACTATATTTTTAAAAAGCCTATATTTATAAGATTTAGTAATTAATAAACTACTAAACAAATAAATATAGACTATACTTTTTCTCTTATTCAGCTAAATTATTTTCAAATCCGTATAAAGCTCTTTTCTTATAAACAAATATAGCCATTAATACTGGTAAAATTAATCCAACTATTAAACCTATAATATTAACACCTTGAGTTATAGCTCCAAAAATTTTATCTAATACTTGAACTGCAAAATACAGATATATTCCTATAGCTTTTTTTCTTAATATTAAAATCAATCCTATTATTGCTAATACCATAAATATAAAACTAATTATAATTGATATTTGTCCACCATCTGGAATAGGATCATTTCCCATAGATTTTAATTGTGCATTAATTGCATCTTTAAATAAAAGCCCTAAACCTAAAAATAAAATTCCAAATCCAGAAAGTACAAATTGTATAATAGCAACTGTTAATATACCAGCCCCAACTTTATTATTTTTTTCATTCTCCATAAAATATTACTCCTTCCCCTTAATCACTCTCTTTGAATTAATCAGGTTTAATGATAATTTTTTAACATAAAAATATCAATAGCTTGTACACGAAAAGGATATAATTATACATGAAAAGAATATTCAACTATAATACTATTTTTAGTATTATACATTCGTCCTGCAAAGTTAATGTTATGTCTCCTTTATTTCTTTTAACTATTTTTTTTACATTAAACAACCCATAGCCTCTACCTTTACCTTTTCTAGAAAAGCCCTTTTTAAAAAACTGTTCTATTTCTGTAATATTCACATCTTCAATTGGGTTTTTAATTTCAATAATGCTTTTTAAATTATCTTCACTTTTATCTAACTTAACTTCTATATACTTATTTTCTAAGGCTTTAACAGCTTCAATAGAGTTATTTAATAAATTACTTAAAACAATATTTAATTCCCAGTCTTCTAATAATATATTAAAATCTCTATTTATCTTATAATCTAGCTTTATGCCTAAACTATTACATTCTAATAATTTATTATATATAATTGCCTTCACAATAATATTTTTTATGTATAAAATTCCTGTTATCTCATTTCCAGCTCTTATTTTACCAATATACTTTTCTACTTTATCTTTAATAATATCTTTATTATCTTCAACCTCAATAATTGAATATAAAGTGTTCAAATGATTTTTATATTCATGCTCATTTAACCTTATATTTTCTATAAGTTCTTCTAACACCAAATTAGAGTAAGAATTAATTTCAACATTCTTTTTTTCAGTTAATAGCAAATATGACGCCTTATAATAATGAATACTTATTATAAGTAAAATACTAGTTATAATGCTGAACTCTATAATCATATGGTTAATTTTTAAGCTAGAGCTATTAAATATTTTAAATATAATAAAGTATAAAAACACATACATTATTTTAAAAAGAACACAACTTAAAAGTGCTAAAATAACATTCTTTAATATATTATTAAAAATATTTTTATTAATTAAATTATTATATAGAAGTAGTGAAATTAGTATCTCTAAAAAAATTACTACTATATTCATATATTTATTTTACCTTTTCATATATATTATTCTTATATTTATAACCTAATTTTGCTATCTCACTACAATTAGTAAAATATATGTTCCAAAGCTTTGGATAAACTTTCTCTATCTTTTCTATGTAGTTTAAGTTTATAGCATATGATTTATGTGACTGTACTATATATTCAGAATCTATTTCTTTAATCAAATTGTTTAACCCTCTTACCTTTACATCATATTTATCTTTAATTGTATATATTGTACATTTTCTTAAGTAATATTCTATAAATATTATATCTTTATGATATATTTTTACCGATATTAATGGAGATATATTAAAAAAAGTATATTTATTATGCATTTTTTCACTTACACTTTGTGCCTCTAAAAAAGTATTTATTATCTTCTTAATTTCTTCTTTCCTATAAGGCTTAATAATAAAATCGTAACAATGAATATTCTTAAATGCATCTATCATCTTGCCTGATTCTATAGTGATAAATACTATAGGAGTTAACTTATATTTATTATTACACCTTATTTTCTCGGCTAACTCTATTCCTGTTCTTCCCTGTAAGTTGACGTCAAACATAAATAAATCTATATTTTCTATATTAGTAATTTCTAATGCAGTTTCTAAAGATGGAGCTAAATAGATTGTAATACTTTTAAATTCTTCCTCTATTATTTTTTTTAATGCTTCTCTTTGATCCTTCATGTCTTCTACTATTAATATATTCATATTACACCCCATTTTTAAATTGTATTACCCCTCTCATATATTAAATATATCATATATTTTCATAATTTTTCTATATGTTATTAAGATATATATTTTTATTACTTATTAAAAGATAGATCTTATTTATGTCTAAGAAAAAAGTTAAAAGTAAGTTCTATGCCATAAAAGAAGGTAATGGAGTTTGTCATTTAATAATTAATACTTAGGGTAAATGTTCTAAATTAGTTCTTGGATATAATTTCATATATAAAAGTTTTAAAACTAGAGAAGAAGCTGAAAAATTATAATTTTTCAAATTTTAATACCTTATAAATGGCTTAAAATCGTTAATTTTAATTTCTTCGTGAAAATTACTTTTAGCATAATAACTAATCATAAATAAAAAAATATGGTATAATATAAATTAGTTTATTTTTTAATTTGAAGAACAATTTTTTATTATGAGCTAGTTTGATTTTAAACTAGTCAATAAATAGGGCTTTGACAATTGGTTTAATACTGGATTAAATGTTTTATAATATAAAAATTAGGGAGGAGTTAATTTGGTACAAGGTTGTATTTATGATTTGAGGACTGTATTAATGTTAGGGTTACCTATATGGATTATTATACGAATAGCTACATTAATTGTAAAAAAGAAATCAGGTGAAAAAATTTCTGTTGGTAAAGAGATTATTACTAATATATTTGTAATCTATTGTTTATTATTAATAGGTGTTACATTGTTTCCAATTGAAATAATGTTTGGAGATGGGCTTAGTGAATTAAGGTCAATATACACATTTAAACAACGCTTAGGAATCAATATAATTCCATTAAGAGACTATATTTATGGAATTATTAGGTTGCGTGATAGCGATATAGGATATTTTTTCTTTATTAGGAGTATAGTAGGAAATATAATTTTATTAGTACCGTTTATTGGATATCTATTAATGTATAAGAAGAAACTTAGAACTGCAAAAAATGTAATTGTTACATCCTTTTTAATTTCATTTTCTATAGAAATTTTACAACTAATAGAGAATATCACATATTTAAGTGGCATGTCAGTAAGGACAGTAAATATTGATGATTTGATTTTAAATACGCTTGGAGGAATATTAGCATACTATTTCTTTAAATTCATATACAAAAGCAAATTAAGAGTATATCTTAATATGGAGTAATATTATTAAGCTGATAAACACATTCCAATTTTGTTATTAGATGAGGTTTAATAAAATTGTTATTTTATAGTTAATACGTTACAATGTTATCAATAAGATTTGATGAACAATTTTAAATTATTGCAAAAAAGCCAAGGCTCTATAGCCTTGACTTTATTTTTTTGCACTAAAGTTAAATTTAGCGAAGTTTTTTTACGTGTTTAAATTATGAATAACAATTTTTAAAATACATAATTTAATTAATAAAATAATATTTAAGTTAGTATCAATTAGATTTTCTAGGATTAAGATTATTCACCATTAAGAACTCTCTTTAGAGCTGCATCTATAGTATCAATATCTTTTGGATATTGTAGATACAAGGATGATGATTCTGCAACAGCAGCACCTAATGGGCTTTGAACTGATTGCTTTACGTGTGGATCAGAAATAGAATCAATATAATCTTGCTGAAGTTGTTTAGCTTCTTTTATTAACTTATAGTATTCTTCTTCAGTTAAACCTTGTTCATGGATAAATTTATTACTATAATCTTTTCCTTTTATAGTTAGGATAATCTCATAATTAGTTAAACCAGCTTCAAATTTAGGAACTTTGGCTATATAGTGAATCATTCTTGTTTCTTGTGGATTTACTGAAGTAGCTTCATCAAAATTAGAGCCATCGATATTCTCTATAAGAGAAAAACTAGAATATTCTTTATCTTTAATTTTTATTTTTGCGGTTATTGCATCCTTTGACATTTTAGCTTCATTACTCGTATTAAATATATTAAGAACTACATCAATATAATTAATATCATTATTTACTGAATCATTAAATAATGGGTTTTGAGTAATAATTGAAGGATTTATTTCTGGGGATACAATATATTCACAAAGTCCAGGGACTTTATTAGCTCCTCCAGCCATAATAAACTGCTCAGGAGCGTCATTGGCTTTGCTTGCGTTACTATTCTTTTTTACATCTGAGGAAGTGTCCTTATCCTCTTGTTTGCTTTCTACTGTATTTTCAGCAGAGGAAGATGCAGTTTTTACACTTTCTTTTACCGAACTTTGAACATTGCTTGTACTTGATTTAGAAGAAGTATCTTCTCCTGCTGAATTATTTTTCTGTCTGCATGCCACAAGTGACATAGATAATAATAATAGTAATAATAATTTTAAAAATAACTTTTTATTCATCTCATATCTCCTCAAAAATATATATTTTAATTCTATTAAAAATACCCAATATATTTATATTAAAACAATATTTTGAAAAAAGCTATAAAAATTAGTTTATCTAGAAGGATTGAAGATAAATTATCTTAAGGATAAGTAATAAAAAAAGATGTCTTCGTTGTCATCTTAAGTTATTATTATAGGTACATCAGCATCATTGATTGTGATTAACAACGGATAGAAAAAATGATTGAAATTTCTATGTTTTTAAAACTACTCAGCTTACCACCAAGGATAGTGCCGTTAGATAGTGTTTAATTGTTTTCTCTTAAAAATAAAGAGTATATAGTTATAACACTACGTACTCTTTTAAAATTTTGTCTATTTACTTTATATTTTGCTTATTCTTTTCTTCTTTTTCCTTTATCCTTTGAGATAAATACATATATTCAATAATCTTCTTTCTATCATATAAAAGTTTCTTTTCCATTATAGTATCAACTAAAACTTCTGCTAAATGCTCTGAATCATGCTTTACATATTTTTTTTCTATTTTAACTAAAGATGCCTCTACTACCTCTACTCCTAAAGCTTTTAATTCTTTTCTATCTAATTCTACCAATTCTGATTTATCTTCTAAATACTTGTCCTTTACATCTTCAGGAATGCTTTCTCTATTAGCTATAACATAATCAACTATATTTTTTCCTGCATGCTTTTTTAATACTTTTATATGATCCGAAACCTTAAAACCATCTGTTTCTCCAGGTTGAGTCATTATATTAGATATATATATTTTTAATGCACTACTTTTCTTAATTGTATCTGCAATATCCTTTACTAAAAGATTAGGAATTACACTAGTATAAAGACTTCCTGGCCCTAAAACTATAGCATCAGCATCTCTTATTGCTTTTAATGCATCTTCTAATGGCCTAGCGTCTTTTGGATTAATCATTAACTTATCTATTCTAGAATTTTGTTTTATTACTTCTTGAGGTATTTGAGATTCTCCGTCTACCTCATTTCCATTTTCTAATTTTGCTATAAGTTTCATATCATCTAATGTTACAGGTAAAACTTTTCCTGTAACAGCTAATACTGAACTCATTTTTTGTATGGCAGCTTCAAAATTATCGCTTACTCCATCCATTGCTGCTAAAAATAAATTTCCAAAACTTTGATTCTTAAGTCTCCCATCTGGAAATCTATATTGCAATAATTCTTCCATTAATGGTTCTGTATCAGCTAATGCTAAAATACAGTTTCTTATATCTCCTGGTGGTAACATCCCAAGGTCTTCTCTTAAAACACCTGAGCCACCTCCATCATCTGCTACTGTTACTATTGCTGTAATATTAGAAGTATAATATTTAAGTCCTCTAAGCATTGTGGAAAGTCCGGTTCCACCACCTATAACAACTATTTTAGGTCCCTTAACTAGAAGTCTTTTTTCATAAATAAGACTTTCCATCTTCTTACTATCTAAGGATAGCTTTATATATCCCTTATTGCTAAGTGCAATTATAGACTTCATTCCCTCTACTACAGAAATATAAATAACAAATATACCTGTAACATTTAAGAAAATATAAAATAGTTTATAATAAGTATCATATATTCTATGGTTTACTAGCTCTGTAAATCCAAATGCAATTAACAGTATTCCAAAGATTCCAAAGAAAAACCATCGTTTAACTCTTACTCCAGGTTTCAACCAATCTTTTATATTCACAGCTTCTTGGCTCCCTTGTGAACATCTTCTCTAATATCTCTATGTTCTACAGATGCATTATAATTTTTTTCAATTAAGTTTTCATATATTGCATTTGCAATAGCAACTGATCTATGTCTTCCACCTGTACAACCTATTGATATTATAAGCTGTCTCTTTCCTTCCTTTTTATAATTTGGAATTAAGAAATCTAACATATCCGTTGCTTTTTTAACAAAATTGACAGTTTCCTCTTGCTTTAACACATAATCTTTAACAGGTTTATCATTTCCTGAATATGGCTTTAACTCTGGAATATAAAATGGATTTGGTATAAATCTAACATCAAATACTAAGTCTGAATCTACAGGGATTCCATACTTAAACCCAAAACTTAATACTGTAACAGAAAGTTGCTTTTCTGGCTGCTTTGCATCCCCATAATTCTTATTCATTTCTTCTCTTAAATCTCTTATAGCATATTTAGATGTATCTATTATTATATCTGCTCTATCTTTAACTTCTCTTAATTTTTTTCTTTCTTCTGTTATACCTGTAATAACTCTACTTCCTGGAGATAATGGATGACTTCTTCTACTTTCTTTAAATCTTTTAACTAACACTTCATCCGATGCATCTAAAAATAATATTTCATATTTAAACTCTTGATCTTTTAGGTAATTTAGACTTTCAAATAAATCATCAAAGAATATTCCACCTCTAATATCTATTACTAATGCCACTTTATCTATTTTACCCTGACTTTGCACACACGCTTCAGCAAATTTTGGTATCAATTTTGGTGGAAGGTTATCTACACAGAAATATCCCATATCTTCTAAACTTCTTGTAGCTTCTGTTTTACCTGCTCCTGATAATCCTGTAACTATTATAAATCTCATATGTTGCCCTCCCTTGTTTGTATATAATCTATAGCTAAATTATATCACACTTTTAAATCTCGTTCTTGTATTGCTAAAAATAATAATTTACAAAACTCCTTATTTTCTTCTTCTGTTCCAATACTTACTCTTATAAATCCTGGAATACCTAAAAGAAATCCTGGTCTTATAATATATCCATGCTTTAATAAATATTCATGAATTGGCTTATCATCACCTTTTACATTAACTAATATGAAGTTAGCTTCTGACTTTACATACTCAAGTCCCATTTTTTCAAATTGAATACTTAAATATTCTCTTTGATTATAGTTATATTGTTTTACCTTCTCAAGGAAACCCTCATCATTTAAAGCTGCAACCGCTGATTTTTGAGCAAATAAATTTGTATCAAATGCATTTATTACTCTATTTAAATAATCTACAATCTCTTCCCTTGCTATCCCATATCCAAATCGTAAAGATGCTAAACCATATGCCTTTGAAAAAGTCCTTAAAATAATAATATTAGGATACTTTTTTAAAAGTTCTATAGAATTAGGATACTCTGAAGAAATTACATATTCACAATAAGCTTCATCCATAATAATTAAAATATCTTCTGGTATTTTATCTACAATATTATTAAATTCTTTTGCTGTAAACATACTTCCTGTAGGATTATTAGGATTACAAAACCAAATTATTTTAGTTTTATCTGTTATAGCATTTACCATAGCTTCTAAATCTAAATAATTATTTTTCATTGGAAT from Clostridium septicum includes these protein-coding regions:
- a CDS encoding efflux RND transporter periplasmic adaptor subunit; translated protein: MKGSKIKSKKRLILISIGSIVIIAIVVALGFWVKAQNQSNGSSVEENTTEQFEITGNEGLSFKGVSVISKEQKIMADRTLGDIEGLNVSDKQEISEGDLLFTYSNQAILEEVKGVDRQIASANEKINRSKSKKAEISNEIAKYENELKGIKSKEMTPELEVKATELTQSIQAAQAKLEAEEATIATLKDSSGDLKLQKESLASKQNKEVKADINGIVYINEKGLTDPTVEYIRIVSKEPLIKAEVSEFDVESLKVDNEVQIKVVSNGDIVKGKIISIDELPTVSADGKGTSYNFYVKPEKAIRIGFSVEIKLNGEKIQIPKEYVYEEDSKLYIAKLKLDDKEEPFEKVEIKAELKGNNYSLIDGNVVAGDKLMKNPSELFKEDK
- a CDS encoding sensor histidine kinase, which encodes MIIEFSIITSILLIISIHYYKASYLLLTEKKNVEINSYSNLVLEELIENIRLNEHEYKNHLNTLYSIIEVEDNKDIIKDKVEKYIGKIRAGNEITGILYIKNIIVKAIIYNKLLECNSLGIKLDYKINRDFNILLEDWELNIVLSNLLNNSIEAVKALENKYIEVKLDKSEDNLKSIIEIKNPIEDVNITEIEQFFKKGFSRKGKGRGYGLFNVKKIVKRNKGDITLTLQDECIILKIVL
- a CDS encoding LytR/AlgR family response regulator transcription factor, with the protein product MNILIVEDMKDQREALKKIIEEEFKSITIYLAPSLETALEITNIENIDLFMFDVNLQGRTGIELAEKIRCNNKYKLTPIVFITIESGKMIDAFKNIHCYDFIIKPYRKEEIKKIINTFLEAQSVSEKMHNKYTFFNISPLISVKIYHKDIIFIEYYLRKCTIYTIKDKYDVKVRGLNNLIKEIDSEYIVQSHKSYAINLNYIEKIEKVYPKLWNIYFTNCSEIAKLGYKYKNNIYEKVK
- a CDS encoding VanZ family protein, with product MVQGCIYDLRTVLMLGLPIWIIIRIATLIVKKKSGEKISVGKEIITNIFVIYCLLLIGVTLFPIEIMFGDGLSELRSIYTFKQRLGINIIPLRDYIYGIIRLRDSDIGYFFFIRSIVGNIILLVPFIGYLLMYKKKLRTAKNVIVTSFLISFSIEILQLIENITYLSGMSVRTVNIDDLILNTLGGILAYYFFKFIYKSKLRVYLNME
- a CDS encoding gluconeogenesis factor YvcK family protein, whose product is MNIKDWLKPGVRVKRWFFFGIFGILLIAFGFTELVNHRIYDTYYKLFYIFLNVTGIFVIYISVVEGMKSIIALSNKGYIKLSLDSKKMESLIYEKRLLVKGPKIVVIGGGTGLSTMLRGLKYYTSNITAIVTVADDGGGSGVLREDLGMLPPGDIRNCILALADTEPLMEELLQYRFPDGRLKNQSFGNLFLAAMDGVSDNFEAAIQKMSSVLAVTGKVLPVTLDDMKLIAKLENGNEVDGESQIPQEVIKQNSRIDKLMINPKDARPLEDALKAIRDADAIVLGPGSLYTSVIPNLLVKDIADTIKKSSALKIYISNIMTQPGETDGFKVSDHIKVLKKHAGKNIVDYVIANRESIPEDVKDKYLEDKSELVELDRKELKALGVEVVEASLVKIEKKYVKHDSEHLAEVLVDTIMEKKLLYDRKKIIEYMYLSQRIKEKEEKNKQNIK
- the rapZ gene encoding RNase adapter RapZ; its protein translation is MRFIIVTGLSGAGKTEATRSLEDMGYFCVDNLPPKLIPKFAEACVQSQGKIDKVALVIDIRGGIFFDDLFESLNYLKDQEFKYEILFLDASDEVLVKRFKESRRSHPLSPGSRVITGITEERKKLREVKDRADIIIDTSKYAIRDLREEMNKNYGDAKQPEKQLSVTVLSFGFKYGIPVDSDLVFDVRFIPNPFYIPELKPYSGNDKPVKDYVLKQEETVNFVKKATDMLDFLIPNYKKEGKRQLIISIGCTGGRHRSVAIANAIYENLIEKNYNASVEHRDIREDVHKGAKKL
- the hisC gene encoding histidinol-phosphate transaminase encodes the protein MKYRVRNEVKSLAKYVAGKPIEEVKRELGISKVVKLASNENPLGCSPKVIETIKSTLTDVNMYPDASSYEFKKLLSEKLNVNKDMIFCGAGSDSLINVLCTTILDKDDESIMPELTFPRYESNTLLMGAKPVKIPMKNNYLDLEAMVNAITDKTKIIWFCNPNNPTGSMFTAKEFNNIVDKIPEDILIIMDEAYCEYVISSEYPNSIELLKKYPNIIILRTFSKAYGLASLRFGYGIAREEIVDYLNRVINAFDTNLFAQKSAVAALNDEGFLEKVKQYNYNQREYLSIQFEKMGLEYVKSEANFILVNVKGDDKPIHEYLLKHGYIIRPGFLLGIPGFIRVSIGTEEENKEFCKLLFLAIQERDLKV